One Brachybacterium kimchii genomic window carries:
- a CDS encoding murein hydrolase activator EnvC family protein produces MAPHPAHRPRRPVRPIRCARTARPVRAALPALRPPPVRRTARRPDGPQGAHAPRGAVRLLVALMGMVLVAALQMTVPAHGDPGAAGNPAGGGGAGTDASAQARWEWPMASPHRIIAPFVAPEHRYGPGHRGVDIVASGAEVRAVEDGTVRFAGSVAGRGVVSILHADGLLSTYEPVTADVRAGDRVRAGQVIGELQEGGPGDGEGASHCAQACLHLGARRGGADYVDPEPLLRGAEPSVLLPLEAAGTALALLGRHAG; encoded by the coding sequence ATGGCTCCTCACCCGGCCCACCGTCCCCGCCGCCCCGTCCGTCCGATCCGATGCGCGCGCACCGCGCGTCCCGTGCGCGCCGCGCTCCCCGCGCTCCGTCCGCCTCCCGTGCGCCGGACCGCGCGCCGGCCCGACGGCCCGCAGGGCGCCCACGCCCCACGCGGTGCGGTGCGCCTCCTGGTCGCGCTGATGGGCATGGTGCTGGTCGCCGCGCTGCAGATGACGGTGCCCGCGCACGGCGATCCCGGGGCCGCCGGGAACCCCGCGGGAGGCGGCGGAGCCGGCACGGACGCCTCGGCGCAGGCCCGATGGGAGTGGCCGATGGCGTCCCCGCACCGGATCATCGCGCCGTTCGTCGCGCCCGAGCACCGCTATGGGCCGGGCCACCGGGGCGTGGACATCGTCGCGAGCGGTGCCGAGGTGCGAGCCGTCGAGGACGGGACGGTCCGCTTCGCCGGTTCCGTGGCCGGTCGGGGCGTGGTCTCGATCCTGCACGCCGACGGGCTGCTGTCGACCTACGAGCCGGTGACGGCGGACGTGCGGGCGGGCGATCGGGTGCGCGCCGGCCAGGTGATCGGCGAGCTCCAGGAGGGCGGGCCGGGCGATGGCGAGGGTGCGAGCCACTGCGCGCAGGCGTGCCTGCATCTCGGGGCTCGACGCGGAGGCGCGGACTACGTGGATCCCGAGCCGTTGCTGCGCGGCGCGGAGCCGAGCGTCCTGCTGCCCCTGGAGGCGGCGGGGACGGCGCTCGCGCTGCTCGGCCGGCACGCGGGCTGA
- a CDS encoding tyrosine recombinase XerC, with translation MATGSTARDGGAVRAEEDDAVLDAFAEHLRFERGRSEHTVVAYSREARSLLEHLHEVERIELADLDVTALRSWLGARAEAGLASSSLARAAAAARTFTTWLARTGRIPQDIGGRLKAPKRGRHLPAVLSQDQTEELLEAAEHGTAAPRPPGSATDMEDEETRRRGTGKQSPDGKGHDGQGADDSQCLIEAALRLRDAAVLELLYSSGLRVSELVALDLRAIDHAERTVRVLGKGSKERIVPVGLPAIRAIEEWTGAGRPVLASARSGEALFLGSRGGRLGDRAVRTLVDRHAQEAGIHRHISPHTLRHTAATHLVEGGADLRSVQDFLGHSSLGTTQIYTHVSAERLRSTLDQAHPRA, from the coding sequence ATGGCCACCGGGAGCACCGCGCGCGACGGGGGAGCGGTGCGCGCCGAGGAGGACGATGCCGTGCTCGACGCCTTCGCCGAGCACCTGCGCTTCGAGCGCGGACGCTCCGAGCACACGGTCGTCGCCTACTCCCGCGAGGCCCGCAGCCTGCTCGAGCATCTGCACGAGGTCGAGCGCATCGAGCTCGCGGATCTCGACGTGACGGCCCTGCGCTCCTGGCTCGGCGCCCGCGCCGAGGCGGGCCTCGCGTCCTCGTCCCTCGCCCGGGCGGCCGCGGCCGCCCGCACCTTCACCACCTGGCTCGCGCGCACCGGACGGATCCCGCAGGACATCGGCGGGCGGCTCAAGGCCCCCAAGCGGGGTCGCCATCTGCCCGCCGTGCTCAGCCAGGACCAGACCGAGGAGCTGCTCGAAGCGGCCGAGCACGGGACCGCAGCGCCCCGCCCGCCGGGCAGTGCGACCGACATGGAGGACGAGGAGACGAGAAGGCGGGGCACGGGGAAACAGAGCCCGGACGGGAAGGGCCACGATGGACAGGGCGCCGACGACTCCCAGTGCCTGATCGAGGCGGCGCTGCGCCTGCGCGACGCGGCCGTGCTCGAGCTGCTCTACTCCTCGGGTCTCCGGGTCTCCGAGCTCGTCGCCCTCGACCTGCGCGCGATCGACCACGCGGAGCGCACGGTCCGCGTCCTCGGCAAGGGCTCCAAGGAGCGCATCGTGCCCGTCGGCCTCCCCGCGATCCGCGCGATCGAGGAATGGACCGGCGCGGGCCGCCCCGTGCTCGCCTCCGCGCGCTCGGGCGAGGCGCTGTTCCTCGGGTCCCGCGGCGGGCGCCTCGGCGACCGCGCGGTGCGCACCCTCGTGGACCGCCACGCCCAGGAGGCGGGGATCCACCGCCACATCAGCCCGCACACGCTGCGGCACACCGCCGCCACGCACCTCGTGGAGGGCGGCGCGGACCTGCGCAGCGTCCAGGACTTCCTGGGCCACTCCTCGCTGGGCACCACCCAGATCTACACCCACGTCAGCGCCGAGCGCCTGCGCAGCACCCTGGACCAGGCGCACCCGCGCGCCTGA
- the dprA gene encoding DNA-processing protein DprA, with protein sequence MTSMSPRDSAREGREQPGARLASDGAGAADASSQADRTARITWSLLAEPSDDAAHSTCTVHGVREGLEILARGDLDAVEHALRVLPVHDPSAPRAQRTDRRAAAAAALSRWRERDGRIDAQAALDRAVGLGMRVIVPGDDQWPTGLEDLGPAAPFCLWAHGPGDPGRLADDRAIAMVGSRASTPYGEDCASSMAAQLAAEGSTVLSGGAYGIDAAAHRGALAAGGPTIAVLAGGLDRLYPRGNDQLLRAIRERHVLLSEAPPGTAPTRWRFLARNRVIAALARVVVVVEAAWRSGALSTARHAGTLEPPRTVAAVPGPITSAASAGCHRLVRDAQAVLVTEAQEIRELLPGSAPAGDSSFAQQDELDFLDPADRRVLDAVPPRSRITIDRLASEVGRRESEVMAALGRLDALGHVSITGQRVGRR encoded by the coding sequence ATGACCTCCATGAGCCCGCGGGACTCCGCGCGCGAAGGGCGCGAGCAGCCGGGCGCACGCCTCGCATCGGACGGCGCAGGCGCGGCGGACGCGTCGTCGCAGGCGGATCGCACGGCCCGCATCACCTGGTCGCTGCTCGCGGAGCCCTCCGACGACGCCGCGCACTCGACCTGCACGGTCCACGGCGTGCGCGAGGGGCTCGAGATCCTCGCGCGCGGGGATCTCGACGCGGTCGAGCACGCCCTGCGGGTCCTGCCGGTCCACGACCCCAGCGCGCCCCGTGCCCAGCGCACCGATCGCCGCGCAGCCGCCGCGGCCGCGCTCTCGCGCTGGAGGGAGCGCGACGGGAGGATCGATGCGCAGGCCGCCCTGGATCGGGCCGTCGGCCTGGGCATGCGCGTGATCGTGCCCGGGGACGACCAATGGCCCACGGGCCTCGAGGATCTCGGGCCCGCCGCCCCGTTCTGCCTGTGGGCTCACGGCCCCGGGGATCCGGGGCGGCTCGCCGACGACCGGGCGATCGCGATGGTCGGCTCGCGCGCCTCGACCCCGTACGGGGAGGACTGCGCCTCGTCGATGGCCGCACAGCTCGCCGCGGAGGGGTCGACGGTGCTCTCGGGCGGGGCCTACGGCATCGACGCCGCGGCGCACCGCGGTGCGCTCGCCGCCGGCGGGCCCACGATCGCCGTCCTCGCCGGGGGCCTCGACCGGCTGTACCCGCGGGGGAACGACCAGCTGCTGCGCGCGATCCGCGAGCGCCACGTGCTTCTCAGCGAGGCCCCGCCCGGGACAGCGCCCACGCGATGGAGGTTCCTCGCCCGCAACCGGGTGATCGCGGCGCTCGCGCGCGTCGTGGTGGTCGTCGAGGCGGCCTGGCGCTCCGGCGCGCTGTCCACCGCGCGGCATGCCGGGACGCTCGAGCCGCCGCGCACCGTCGCCGCGGTGCCCGGGCCGATCACCTCGGCCGCCTCCGCGGGCTGCCATCGGCTCGTGCGCGACGCACAGGCCGTCCTGGTCACCGAGGCGCAGGAGATCCGCGAGCTGCTGCCGGGGTCCGCCCCGGCCGGCGACTCCTCGTTCGCCCAGCAGGACGAGCTGGACTTCCTCGACCCCGCCGACCGGCGCGTGCTGGACGCCGTGCCGCCGCGCTCGCGGATCACGATCGACAGGCTCGCGAGCGAGGTCGGCCGTCGCGAGAGCGAGGTGATGGCGGCCCTGGGGAGGCTCGACGCCCTCGGTCACGTGAGCATCACCGGGCAGAGGGTGGGCAGGCGCTGA
- a CDS encoding YifB family Mg chelatase-like AAA ATPase, with the protein MSAGTTCRGARTGAVGLRGVTGTLVEVEADVAQGLPAFSLVGLPDSTTLQARERVRAAAGAIGTPLAQRRITVNLSPAFIHKVGSGFDLGIAVAILAAQGTLSPEAVADVVHLGELGLDATLRPVPGVLPALIAARAAGVRRAVVPEGNAREARLVEGIEVFSAADLGQVMRHHGCRAPLNRPAQKVLTPRRPPAPEADAGARRPGLDFADVIGQAQARRAAEVAAAGGHHLMLQGPPGTGKTMIASRISGILPALEDEDAIALSAIRSLDRTFDAGGGLIRTAPFESPHHTASAPSVIGGGSGIARPGAVSRAHAGVLFLDEAPEFNSRVLEALREPLETGDITLHRALSVTRYPARFQLVLAANPCPCGLSWGKGTRCTCTPMQRRSYLRKISGPVLDRIDMRVDVGPVDPMRRDAGASESSAEIARRVARARQSQAARFADEPWHLNSQIPGPELRRAYSAEDRAAAMLQRALSHGRLTLRGHDRVLRVAWTLADLEGSARPDTDHVGLALTLRGKDL; encoded by the coding sequence ATGAGCGCCGGGACGACATGCCGGGGCGCGAGGACGGGCGCCGTCGGGCTGCGCGGCGTCACCGGGACACTCGTGGAGGTCGAGGCCGACGTCGCCCAGGGGCTGCCCGCGTTCTCCCTGGTCGGGCTCCCGGACTCGACCACCCTGCAGGCCCGTGAGCGCGTGCGCGCGGCGGCGGGGGCCATCGGCACCCCGCTCGCCCAGCGCCGGATCACCGTGAACCTGAGCCCCGCCTTCATCCACAAGGTGGGCTCGGGGTTCGACCTCGGCATCGCCGTCGCGATCCTCGCCGCCCAGGGCACGCTGAGCCCGGAGGCCGTGGCGGACGTCGTCCACCTCGGCGAGCTCGGTCTGGACGCGACGCTGCGCCCGGTCCCCGGCGTGCTGCCCGCGCTGATCGCCGCGCGGGCGGCGGGCGTGCGCCGCGCCGTGGTCCCCGAGGGGAACGCGCGCGAGGCGCGGCTCGTGGAGGGCATCGAGGTGTTCTCCGCCGCGGACCTGGGGCAGGTCATGCGCCATCACGGGTGCCGGGCGCCCCTGAACCGTCCCGCCCAGAAGGTCCTCACGCCGCGCAGACCGCCCGCGCCCGAGGCGGACGCCGGCGCGCGCCGCCCCGGGCTCGACTTCGCCGACGTCATCGGTCAGGCCCAGGCGCGCCGTGCCGCCGAGGTCGCCGCCGCCGGAGGGCACCACCTGATGCTGCAGGGGCCTCCGGGCACGGGGAAGACGATGATCGCCTCCCGGATCTCCGGGATCCTGCCCGCCCTCGAGGACGAGGACGCTATCGCCCTCAGCGCGATCCGCTCCCTGGACCGCACCTTCGACGCCGGAGGCGGCCTGATCCGCACCGCGCCCTTCGAGAGCCCGCACCACACCGCGAGCGCGCCGAGCGTGATCGGCGGCGGCAGCGGCATCGCCCGCCCCGGCGCGGTCTCCCGCGCCCACGCCGGCGTGCTCTTCCTCGACGAGGCGCCCGAGTTCAACTCCCGCGTGCTCGAGGCGCTGCGCGAGCCCCTCGAGACGGGCGACATCACCCTGCACCGCGCGCTGAGCGTCACCCGCTACCCCGCGCGCTTCCAGCTCGTGCTCGCCGCCAACCCCTGCCCCTGCGGGCTGTCGTGGGGGAAGGGCACCCGCTGCACGTGCACCCCCATGCAGCGCCGCAGCTATCTCCGGAAGATCTCCGGTCCGGTGCTGGACCGGATCGACATGCGCGTGGACGTGGGGCCGGTCGACCCGATGCGACGGGACGCCGGCGCCTCCGAGTCCAGCGCGGAGATCGCCCGGCGCGTCGCCCGCGCTCGCCAGAGCCAGGCGGCGCGCTTCGCCGACGAGCCCTGGCACCTGAACTCCCAGATCCCTGGGCCCGAGCTGCGACGCGCCTACAGCGCCGAGGACCGCGCCGCGGCCATGCTCCAACGCGCCCTCTCCCACGGCCGCCTGACCCTGCGCGGCCACGACCGCGTGCTGCGCGTCGCCTGGACCCTCGCCGACCTCGAGGGCAGCGCGCGTCCCGACACCGACCACGTGGGCCTCGCACTCACCCTGCGCGGGAAGGACCTGTGA
- a CDS encoding YraN family protein, translating to MTRRPAPIPFPAAVPLARLSALELGRIGEQVVADHLAEAGWQIVERNARFRAGEIDIVALEGTTLVFVEVKTRRTLVTGVPQAAVTPLKVRRLRALAGAYLMEHAPRHHEVRIDVVAVHVLGAGGCEIEHLRSVS from the coding sequence ATGACACGTCGACCCGCCCCCATCCCGTTCCCCGCCGCCGTCCCTCTGGCCAGGCTCAGCGCCCTCGAGCTCGGGAGGATCGGCGAGCAGGTCGTCGCCGACCACCTCGCCGAGGCCGGCTGGCAGATCGTGGAGCGCAACGCCCGCTTCCGCGCCGGTGAGATCGACATCGTCGCCCTCGAGGGCACCACCCTCGTGTTCGTCGAGGTCAAGACGCGCCGCACCCTGGTGACGGGCGTCCCGCAGGCCGCCGTCACCCCGCTCAAGGTGCGACGCCTGCGCGCGCTCGCCGGCGCGTACCTCATGGAGCACGCCCCGCGGCACCACGAGGTGCGGATCGACGTGGTCGCCGTGCACGTGCTGGGTGCGGGAGGCTGCGAGATCGAGCACCTGCGGTCCGTGTCATGA
- a CDS encoding DUF2469 domain-containing protein encodes MSTQDLESYESDMELQLIREYRDVVGLFTYVVETERRFYLCNQVDMQVRTAGGEVFYELTLADVWVWDIYRSSRFVRSVRVVTFKDVNIEELAKPDIALP; translated from the coding sequence GTGAGCACGCAGGACCTCGAGAGCTACGAGTCCGACATGGAGCTGCAGCTCATCCGGGAGTACCGCGACGTGGTGGGGCTGTTCACCTACGTCGTCGAGACCGAGCGCCGCTTCTACCTGTGCAACCAGGTCGACATGCAGGTCCGCACCGCCGGCGGCGAGGTCTTCTACGAGCTCACCCTGGCCGACGTCTGGGTCTGGGACATCTACCGCTCGAGCCGCTTCGTCCGCTCCGTGCGCGTGGTGACCTTCAAGGACGTCAACATCGAGGAGCTCGCGAAGCCCGACATCGCGCTTCCCTGA
- a CDS encoding ribonuclease HII, which translates to MTTLASSPAGRRRAVAPTWDTEIALALAHADAAPDASRGADSADPARPVVVAGVDEVGRGALAGPVVVGAFAVLIGSDGPERALPEGVRDSKALTARRREALVGPLREVAHAHALGWASPEEIDARGILAALTLAAGRAITGLGVAADIVLMDGDADVITPALAERAPDAAGERTEGRTVPSVQLRVKADRDCMSVAAASVLAKVARDAHMVELDALAPHYGWAGNKGYGSAAHREALRTRGAHAQHRRSWNLGLPVSGGANVQETPGVPGVLWSDAGEQPRPRIPKEAQP; encoded by the coding sequence GTGACCACGCTCGCGTCCTCGCCCGCGGGTCGGCGCCGCGCAGTGGCACCGACCTGGGACACCGAGATCGCCCTCGCTCTCGCGCACGCCGACGCCGCGCCCGACGCGTCGCGCGGCGCCGATTCCGCCGACCCCGCGCGCCCCGTCGTCGTCGCGGGCGTCGACGAGGTGGGCCGGGGTGCGCTCGCGGGCCCGGTGGTCGTCGGCGCCTTCGCCGTCCTCATCGGATCCGACGGTCCGGAGCGCGCGCTGCCCGAGGGCGTCCGCGACTCCAAGGCCCTCACCGCCCGACGGCGCGAAGCCCTCGTCGGCCCCCTCCGGGAGGTCGCGCACGCGCACGCGCTGGGGTGGGCGAGCCCCGAGGAGATCGACGCCCGCGGCATCCTGGCCGCGCTGACCCTCGCCGCGGGCCGCGCGATCACCGGGCTCGGCGTCGCCGCGGACATCGTGCTCATGGACGGAGACGCCGACGTCATCACCCCGGCTCTCGCCGAACGGGCCCCCGACGCGGCGGGCGAGCGGACCGAGGGGCGGACCGTTCCCTCCGTGCAGCTGCGCGTGAAGGCGGACCGCGACTGCATGAGCGTCGCCGCGGCGAGCGTGCTCGCGAAGGTCGCGCGCGACGCGCACATGGTCGAGCTCGACGCCCTCGCGCCCCACTACGGGTGGGCGGGCAACAAAGGGTACGGATCGGCGGCGCACCGCGAGGCGCTGCGCACCCGCGGAGCCCACGCCCAGCACCGCAGGTCCTGGAACCTGGGGCTCCCCGTGAGCGGGGGCGCGAACGTCCAGGAGACGCCGGGCGTCCCTGGCGTACTGTGGTCGGACGCGGGCGAGCAGCCCCGTCCCCGGATCCCGAAGGAGGCGCAGCCGTGA
- the lepB gene encoding signal peptidase I, translating into MNEKAPTPGDHDPEDATVRDQSSEGASAGGTGERPRPGGSGGARAARRRGYRGSWLDYAVTMLVALIIAVLVKTFLIQPFFIPSDSMNPTLVQNDKILVSKLSPGVFDLHRGDVVVFEDTQNWMESETGADQSSRYRLLTVLSWVGLAPDPSQNHLVKRLIGLPGDHVECVEGGDLTVNGETLDEPYINPQTPACQTSFDVTVPKDKLWVMGDNRFDSADSSYHYSQGEEPYVDEDDVTGRAVAIFWPVSRWTGLGDGRDAFASVPDPS; encoded by the coding sequence ATGAACGAGAAGGCGCCGACCCCCGGGGACCACGATCCCGAGGACGCGACCGTCCGCGACCAGTCGTCGGAGGGCGCGAGCGCCGGCGGCACGGGGGAGCGCCCTCGCCCCGGCGGGAGCGGCGGCGCGCGCGCCGCACGGCGCCGCGGGTACCGCGGGAGCTGGCTCGACTACGCGGTGACCATGCTGGTCGCCCTGATCATCGCCGTGCTCGTCAAGACCTTCCTCATCCAGCCGTTCTTCATCCCCTCGGACTCGATGAACCCGACGCTGGTCCAGAACGACAAGATCCTGGTCTCGAAGCTGAGCCCCGGGGTCTTCGACCTCCATCGCGGCGACGTCGTCGTCTTCGAGGACACCCAGAACTGGATGGAGAGCGAGACGGGGGCGGACCAGTCCTCCCGCTATCGCCTGCTGACGGTGCTCAGCTGGGTGGGCCTGGCCCCCGATCCCTCCCAGAACCACCTGGTCAAGCGCCTGATCGGCCTGCCCGGTGATCACGTGGAGTGCGTCGAGGGCGGGGACCTCACGGTGAACGGCGAGACCCTCGACGAGCCCTACATCAACCCCCAGACCCCCGCCTGCCAGACCTCCTTCGACGTCACGGTCCCGAAGGACAAGCTCTGGGTCATGGGCGACAACCGCTTCGACTCCGCGGACTCCTCGTACCACTACTCGCAGGGCGAGGAGCCCTACGTCGACGAGGACGACGTCACCGGGCGCGCGGTCGCGATCTTCTGGCCCGTCAGCCGCTGGACCGGACTGGGCGACGGGCGCGACGCCTTCGCCTCCGTCCCCGACCCCTCCTGA
- the lepB gene encoding signal peptidase I, which produces MPGTSSTRRRPLLVAAAACVVLLLVVAFGVRQFVAAPFRVPSGSMEPTLRSGDVILADRTGSAAVHRGELVVFDGSGYFPKDGAISRYWVKRVVAVGGDSIRCCDDGGHLVLNGERLEEPYLAPGTDTSTVRFDLEVPEGRMFVLGDNRADSTDSRFLLGSPGGGMIPTDRVIGEASRIVWPLGRAGRLDR; this is translated from the coding sequence GTGCCCGGCACCTCGTCGACGCGGCGGCGGCCACTCCTGGTGGCCGCCGCCGCGTGCGTGGTCCTGCTGCTGGTCGTCGCGTTCGGCGTGCGCCAGTTCGTCGCCGCGCCCTTCCGCGTGCCCAGCGGCTCCATGGAGCCGACGCTGCGCTCGGGCGACGTGATCCTCGCCGACCGCACCGGCTCCGCCGCGGTGCATCGCGGCGAGCTCGTCGTCTTCGACGGCTCGGGCTACTTCCCGAAGGACGGCGCGATCTCGCGCTACTGGGTCAAGCGCGTGGTGGCCGTGGGCGGTGACAGCATCCGCTGCTGCGACGACGGCGGACACCTCGTGCTGAACGGCGAGAGACTCGAGGAGCCCTACCTCGCACCCGGCACCGACACGAGCACGGTCCGCTTCGACCTCGAGGTCCCCGAGGGGCGCATGTTCGTCCTGGGCGACAACCGGGCGGACTCCACGGATTCCCGCTTCCTGCTCGGGTCGCCCGGCGGGGGCATGATCCCGACCGATCGCGTGATCGGTGAGGCCAGTCGCATTGTCTGGCCCCTGGGAAGAGCCGGCCGACTCGACCGATAG
- the rplS gene encoding 50S ribosomal protein L19 — protein MQKLDAIDQAQLRDDIPDFRAGDNVKVHVKVVEGNRSRVQVFQGYVIARQGDGIRETFRVRKVSFGVGVERVFPVHAPTIDKIEVVTRGDVRRAKLYYLRNLTGKKARIKEKRDHS, from the coding sequence ATGCAGAAGCTCGATGCGATCGATCAGGCGCAGCTGCGGGACGACATCCCCGATTTCCGCGCCGGCGACAACGTCAAGGTCCACGTGAAGGTCGTCGAGGGCAACCGCTCCCGCGTGCAGGTCTTCCAGGGCTACGTCATCGCCCGTCAGGGCGACGGCATCCGCGAGACCTTCCGCGTGCGCAAGGTGTCCTTCGGCGTCGGCGTGGAGCGCGTGTTCCCCGTCCACGCCCCTACGATCGACAAGATCGAGGTCGTCACCCGCGGTGACGTCCGCCGCGCGAAGCTGTACTACCTGCGCAACCTCACGGGCAAGAAGGCCCGCATCAAGGAGAAGCGCGACCACTCCTGA
- the trmD gene encoding tRNA (guanosine(37)-N1)-methyltransferase TrmD, whose product MRIDAITIFPEYLQALDLSLIGKAARDGLISVHRHDLRTWTHDRHRTVDDSPLGGGAGMVMKPEPWAEAFAAVIAEGRDELGADARPLIVFPNPAGRVFRQDLAQEWSAREWIVFACGRYEGIDERVYEHLADEGHEVALVSLGDYVLNGGEVAVLALTEAIVRLVPGVVGNAASLVEESHSDGMLEYPLYTRPARWTDPSGAVREAPEILLSGDHGRIAAWRAVRSAERTQQRRPDLWDARG is encoded by the coding sequence GTGCGCATCGACGCGATCACCATCTTCCCCGAGTACCTCCAGGCCCTCGACCTCTCCCTCATCGGGAAGGCCGCGCGCGACGGCCTGATCTCCGTGCACCGCCACGACCTGAGGACCTGGACCCACGACCGCCACCGCACCGTCGACGACTCGCCGCTGGGCGGGGGCGCCGGCATGGTCATGAAGCCCGAGCCATGGGCCGAGGCCTTCGCCGCCGTGATCGCCGAGGGCCGCGACGAGCTCGGAGCCGACGCCCGCCCGCTCATCGTCTTCCCGAACCCCGCGGGGCGGGTGTTCCGACAGGACCTCGCCCAGGAGTGGTCCGCGCGCGAGTGGATCGTCTTCGCGTGCGGGCGCTACGAGGGCATCGACGAGCGGGTCTACGAGCACCTGGCCGACGAGGGGCACGAGGTCGCCCTGGTCTCCCTCGGCGACTACGTGCTGAACGGGGGAGAGGTCGCCGTGCTCGCCCTCACCGAGGCGATCGTGCGCCTGGTCCCCGGCGTCGTCGGGAACGCGGCGTCGCTGGTGGAGGAGTCCCATTCCGACGGGATGCTCGAATATCCCCTGTACACGCGGCCGGCGCGCTGGACGGACCCGTCCGGCGCCGTGCGCGAGGCCCCCGAGATCCTGCTCTCCGGCGATCACGGGAGGATCGCCGCCTGGCGCGCCGTGCGCTCGGCCGAGCGCACGCAGCAGCGCCGTCCCGACCTCTGGGACGCTCGGGGCTGA
- the rimM gene encoding ribosome maturation factor RimM (Essential for efficient processing of 16S rRNA) translates to MNALDVTVATIGRAHGLKGEVALILRTDQPEERLAAGTAFTAATSAGERDLTVAATRIQQGRWYARFSEVSSRTDAESLRGVELTLAVDTEVEAEEDPEAWYPSELKGLAVRHVDGRELGTVIDLEHYPAQDLLIVRSAEGRRVMLPFVEELVPEVDVEAGTVIADPPGGLFEPSGEDEPGTGA, encoded by the coding sequence ATGAACGCACTGGACGTCACCGTCGCGACCATCGGCAGGGCCCACGGCCTCAAGGGCGAGGTCGCGCTGATCCTGCGCACCGACCAGCCCGAGGAGCGCCTCGCCGCGGGCACCGCCTTCACCGCCGCGACGAGCGCCGGCGAGCGGGACCTCACCGTCGCCGCCACCCGCATCCAGCAGGGACGCTGGTACGCGCGCTTCTCCGAGGTCTCGAGCCGCACCGACGCCGAGTCCCTGCGGGGGGTCGAGCTGACCCTCGCCGTGGACACCGAGGTCGAGGCCGAGGAGGACCCGGAGGCCTGGTACCCCTCCGAGCTCAAGGGCCTCGCCGTGCGCCATGTCGACGGACGCGAGCTGGGCACCGTCATCGATCTCGAGCACTACCCGGCCCAGGACCTGCTCATCGTGCGCTCCGCCGAGGGCCGCCGCGTCATGCTGCCCTTCGTCGAGGAGCTCGTGCCCGAGGTCGACGTGGAGGCGGGCACGGTGATCGCCGACCCGCCCGGGGGCCTCTTCGAGCCGTCGGGCGAGGACGAGCCGGGAACCGGGGCCTGA
- a CDS encoding RNA-binding protein, producing MSARAEALDHLVRGIVDSPDDVRVTEKDTRRGPLLEVRVSPEDLGRVIGRSGRTARALRTVTGAISEDDVRVDIVDVDRR from the coding sequence ATGAGCGCGCGCGCTGAGGCTCTCGACCACCTGGTCCGCGGCATCGTCGACAGCCCCGACGACGTCCGCGTCACCGAGAAGGACACCCGGCGCGGCCCGCTCCTCGAGGTGCGTGTCAGCCCCGAGGACCTGGGGCGCGTGATCGGCCGCTCGGGCCGCACCGCCCGCGCCCTGCGCACCGTCACCGGAGCGATCTCCGAGGACGACGTGCGGGTGGACATCGTCGATGTCGACCGGCGCTGA
- the rpsP gene encoding 30S ribosomal protein S16, whose translation MAVKIRLKRMGKIRAPFYRIVVADSRKKRDGAVIEEIGKYHPTEQPSFIEVQSERAQYWLGVGAQPTEQVAAILKVTGDWQKFTGEGDAAGSLQGAGSKQSAEDLIAEADKAAAASREGAKKAKDADAAEQPEGQDVEPGSEEAPAEGETTAEADAAADDAKSDEA comes from the coding sequence GTGGCCGTCAAGATCCGTCTCAAGCGCATGGGCAAGATCCGTGCACCGTTCTACCGCATCGTCGTGGCCGACTCGCGCAAGAAGCGCGACGGCGCCGTGATCGAGGAGATCGGCAAGTACCACCCCACCGAGCAGCCCTCGTTCATCGAGGTCCAGTCCGAGCGCGCGCAGTACTGGCTCGGCGTGGGCGCGCAGCCCACCGAGCAGGTCGCCGCGATCCTCAAGGTCACCGGCGACTGGCAGAAGTTCACCGGTGAGGGCGACGCCGCCGGCTCCCTGCAGGGCGCCGGGTCCAAGCAGTCCGCCGAGGACCTCATCGCCGAGGCCGACAAGGCCGCCGCCGCGTCCCGCGAAGGCGCGAAGAAGGCCAAGGACGCGGATGCGGCCGAGCAGCCCGAGGGCCAGGACGTCGAGCCCGGCTCCGAGGAGGCTCCCGCCGAGGGCGAGACCACCGCCGAGGCCGACGCCGCCGCCGACGACGCGAAGTCCGACGAGGCCTGA